The Vibrio navarrensis genome has a segment encoding these proteins:
- a CDS encoding FMN-dependent NADH-azoreductase: MSRLLVLKSSILGDHSQSNKLVDELVKNLDQQEITVRDLAQQPLPVLDFQVATALRASGELSAEQQAIVELSDTLIAEVKAADTLVIAAPMYNFTVPTQLKNWIDLIARAGVTFKYTEVGVQGLIEGKKAIVITTRGGIHKDAASDNVTPYLRTVLGFIGITEVEFVYAEALNMGDDFASKGLASASEHLAALTA, encoded by the coding sequence ATGTCTCGTCTCCTCGTTCTTAAATCAAGCATTCTTGGCGACCACTCTCAATCGAATAAACTGGTTGATGAATTGGTCAAAAATCTCGACCAACAAGAAATTACCGTGCGTGACTTAGCGCAGCAACCTCTGCCTGTTTTGGACTTCCAAGTCGCGACAGCACTGCGTGCCAGCGGCGAGTTGAGCGCGGAGCAGCAAGCGATTGTTGAGCTTTCAGACACACTCATTGCAGAAGTGAAAGCGGCAGATACCCTGGTTATCGCGGCCCCAATGTACAACTTCACGGTACCGACACAGCTGAAAAACTGGATTGATCTGATTGCCCGCGCTGGTGTGACGTTCAAATACACCGAAGTCGGCGTGCAAGGGCTGATTGAAGGTAAAAAAGCGATTGTGATCACCACACGCGGCGGGATCCACAAAGACGCCGCCAGCGATAACGTCACACCGTATCTTCGCACCGTCTTAGGCTTTATCGGTATTACTGAGGTTGAATTTGTCTACGCAGAAGCGCTCAACATGGGTGACGACTTTGCCTCTAAAGGCTTAGCTTCGGCAAGTGAGCACCTTGCTGCTCTAACCGCTTAA